Within Chiloscyllium plagiosum isolate BGI_BamShark_2017 unplaced genomic scaffold, ASM401019v2 scaf_3272, whole genome shotgun sequence, the genomic segment CGTGAGCGGAGCTGGCAGTGGCATCGGGCGGCACCTGGCTCTCGAATTCGCCCGCCTGCACGCCACACTTGTACTCTGGGATATCAGTGAGGAAGGCAACAAGGAGACTGCCCGACAGGCCCGAGAGAAAGGAGCCTCCAGGGTGTACACCTACATTTGTGACTGCAGCAAACAAACATCGGTGTATGAAGTAGCTGACAAGGTAACGGCCAAGCATTCCTTCTCGAGCAGTGAAAACTTACATTGTTTGCTGAAGGGTTGGGAGGAAGAGGAATTAAATACAAAACATGgggtctgatttttttttatcaagaGGCGGACGCTAGATTGCCCCCTCTCACTAAAGGCCACCGGTGATGAATTTAACCAGACCGCAGGAGAATGGTGCAGTTGAAAAAGGCAAACACAAATATTGACCTCAAATTATCTCACTGCATTAGAAAACTGCTGtaaaacagggtaaaaacaaggtctagattagagtggtgatggaaaagcacagctggtcaggcagcatcccaggagcaggaaaatcgatgtttcgggcaaaagcccttcatcaggcatagaggcagggtgcctgcagagtggagagataaatgagaggggggtggggagaaagtaacatcgAGTCTGTTTAATTTACCTTGAGCTAAGTGCTTTGCTAGTCAGGTCCTTGGTGTGATTGCACtcggagtactgtgcgcagtgtCGGTCTCCATATCTGAGGAAGAAAGTTCGGTCTGTGGAGGGATTGcgatgaaggtttaccagactgattcctgggatgacaggactgatggATGAAGAGAAACTTATCAGTTAGGACTACATTTGCtgaagtttagaacaatgagggggAACTCTAATAGAAATCTAAA encodes:
- the LOC122545346 gene encoding epidermal retinol dehydrogenase 2-like, with the translated sequence MNFFLESLVTLFLSLYYILEALVLLVVPVRRKNVSGEIVLVSGAGSGIGRHLALEFARLHATLVLWDISEEGNKETARQAREKGASRVYTYICDCSKQTSVYEVADKVTAKHSFSSSENLHCLLKGWEEEELNTKHGV